GCAATGGCGATCAGCAAATACAGGTTTAAATCAGAGAAACTCTCCTCCTTTCTCGGTACATTTTTTAACTGAGTCTTGATTTCACCTGTACTTTCAACCACCACTACATCAATAGACACAGTCGCTGACAGTGAGGGTTCTCCGTTATCAGAAACCAACACGACCAACGGGTGAGCTTTCAGGTCATTGTCACTCATTCGCCTCTTAGTCCTTAGTTCCCCGGTGCTGGTTCCGATTCGGAAGAGGTTGGTTCCCTTGGGCTCAGAGATGTGATAAGAAAGCAGCGCATTGTAGCCAGAGTCGGAGTCTACAGCCCTGATCTTGGCCACAAAGTAGCCCGCTTCAGCAGAATAGGGAATGTTCTCAGTGTTAACGGAGCCGTGCTCAGAATAGGGCGCGAGAATCCCGGGACTGTTGTCATTCTCATCCAGAATAAAAACGTTCACAGTCACGTTGCTGCTGAGAGGAGGAACACCAGAGTCTGTGGCCTGAACTTTAAAATGGAAAGTTTTTATCTCCTCGTAGTTAAAAGACTGCAGGCTGACTATATCTCCTGTATCTGAGTTTATATTTACAGATGATGATATTGGAACACTTTTATCTAATAATGAATACGTCATCTTTGCATTTCCATCTGAATCAGGATCAAAAGCAGACATCGTATAAATGACGGCACCTACCGGACTGTTCTCTTTAATATAAACATTAATAATTGGTTCTGAGAAGCGAGGAGCGTTGTCATTCACATCAGAAACGTCTACAGTAATAACTCTGGTGCTGGAGAGAGGCGGGGTCCCTTCATCCTTAGCTGTGATGGTGACATTATACTGAGTAGCACTCTCCCTGTCCAGATGCCCGTCTACCACTAACGAATAATCGTTTTTGTGGTTCGACATCAGTTTGAAAGGAACAGACCCTACAAGTTTACTGTTACTGAAGCCATTTTTACCTCCATCTTTATCTGTAACTGTCACCAAGGCAACCACGGTCCCTATATCAGCATCCTCCTTTACTGGGTTTATTAATGACGTCACAGATATTTCGGGAGCATTGTCATTGAGATCAGTAACTTCAACCAACACTTTAGAATAACCACTGCGGGCCGTGGGGCCTTGGTCCGTCGCTTGCACACGTAACTCATATGCTGCATTTTCCTCGTGATCTAAATTCGCCTTGACAGTAATCGCACCACTTTGTGAATCTATGGAGAACATGTCTGCATAGTTCACATTTCCACGCTTCATAAAGCTATATAAAATGTCAGCGTGTGGACCCTCGTCTAAATCTGTAGCCTCTAACTTCAATAGTTGTGTCCCTAACGATATATTTTCATTAATACGGACCTTGTAGAGTGATTTGCTAAATGTTGGCGAGTTATCATTGACATCTATTACGTGAACAATGATTTGTGACGTCCCAGATCTGGGAGGTTTTCCTCCATCTACAGCGGTCAGTGTGAGCTGAATAACgggctgtttctctctgtctaaaGCTTTCTGCAGCACCAACTCAGCAGACATACTCTGCTCTCCGCCGTTCTGTACATCCAGGGAAAAGTGTTCATTCTGGCTCAGCTTGTAGCTCTTTACCGAGTTACTGCCGGTATCTGCGTCATTCGCTATCGGTAGAGGGTATCTCTCACCGGGTGAAGAAGATTCTGAAATGTTAAATGTATGATACCGTTCAAGGAATGACGGTGCATTGTCATTTACGTCAATAATATTTACTTCAATGCGATGAAGAAACACAGGATGGCTCAATATGGCCTGTATATTTAGAGAGCACTTTACCATATTCGGAcagagctcttctctgtctattcTCTGGTTAACGAACAGTACTcctgttttcagattagcctcgAAATACCTCTTACTCTGTCCGGAAACAATCTTTAGACCCCTCGACTCAATTTCCTGTATATTGAGGTTTAAATCCTTAGCGAGATTCCCCACAAACGTGCCTTTGTCCACCTCCTCTGAAACGGAGTAAGAGATCTGCGCTGCAGACCAGCCAAATAAACAAAGCAAGGCGACGCAATGAATCCAAACGCCTTCTCTTTGTCTTCGACGACCCATCGCTGCGTGTACAAAAGAAATTAATCCACAAGTCAAAATCGCATATCCATTAAAACCACAAAACGATCCGTTATATGTATATCAGAGATCCAATACAGCCCACCCGCCTCCGTCTAATGGTGTTTCTCTTCACAAAGCTTTCGGGACTGGTGATACTGTTCTTTTTTCATTCTGAAAGGAGGAGTTTGTCAATGATGCATCTTCCGTTCGTGGTCTATAGTGACACCGTGTGTTGCTTTAATACATGACTCGTTTGGAATGGAGAGATTTCTCTGATGTGTTAGAATAGGCCTACAGAGATAACTTCAAGTAATCAAACTCGTGTTCGTAATTCACTCAGCGAAAGGTGCATGTATGTAAAAGCACGAACGTGTTTGTTCAAATGAAACACACAGGGAAAGGAGCCAAAACGTCTAGCCACGTTGAACAATAAACCATGTGTGGATTATATCCTGATGTCGATGGCAGAAGCTATACAAATCTAGGACGAGTAGCAGAGCATTGATACGGATAGCTCAAGGGTTACCGACATTGTAATGCTGTCAAAGGCCGCAAAGACAACTCTGAAAAGCGAAATACCACGGTTTGCATACTTTCCATTTAACCAGTGACAATTATCGGTCTAGAAACATCACTGGACATTGTAAGCACAAAGCACAAACGATTTCAGCCCCATATAGAGCAGCCAAAACGATTTCACCGCTTGGTGAACACAGTCATTTGGAAACAAGTATTCACGGTAGCCTATAAATCGTTGATACATTATGCGTCCGTAGGCTGAAAATGGGGACACGTTATATCAATCTGAAACCTGCCATGATGTAAGCATATCTTCATATTTCCCAATGCCAcatatctctgtctgtttccgCACAACACAAAACACATTGACACTGGAAGTGCAGACACATTTAAACATCTGCGGAGGAGAGTTCCTCTTACCTTCTCTTTGCTGGGTAATGTCTGAGTCCTGTCAAACGTGTCATTTCCATTAATACTGATCAGTTCTGCATCTGCAGGTGGATACGGTGCGGGAAAAACCACTACGTCACTCTTCAGTGTGTCTGAACTGAAGCACACGTCATACTGCTGAGTAGATTTAGAGTAAGACCAGCTCCCGTCGGGGTGTGTGGTGATCATTGGGGCGCTGTACCTTCTGAAACGGTCGTCTGTCCTGTGGCATTTTACAGCTATTAAACTGATGAGGCTCAGTAAAAATATAACTGACACCGAGGCAATGGCGATCAGCAAATACAGGTTTAAATCAGAGAAGCTTTCCTCCTTTCTTGGTACGTTTCTGGATtcagtctgtatttcacctgTACTTTCAACCACCACCACATCAATAGACACAGTCGCTGACAGTGAGGGTTCTCCGTTATCAGACACCACCACGACCAACGGGTGAGCTTTCAGGTCATTGTCACTCATTCGCCTCTTAGTCCTTAGTTCCCCGGTGCTGGTTCCGATTCGGAAGAGGTTGGTTCCCTTGGGCTCAGAGATGTGATAAGAAAGCAGCGCATTGTAGCCAGAGTCGGAGTCTACAGCCCTGATCTTGGCCACAAAGTAGCCCGCTTCAGCAGAATAGGGAATGTTCTCAGAGTTAACGGAGCCGTGATCAGAATAGGGCGCGAGAATCCCAGGACTGTTGTCATTCTCATCCAGAATAAAAACGTTCACAGTCACGTTGCTGCTGAGAGGAGGAACA
This DNA window, taken from Oncorhynchus gorbuscha isolate QuinsamMale2020 ecotype Even-year linkage group LG13, OgorEven_v1.0, whole genome shotgun sequence, encodes the following:
- the LOC123993294 gene encoding protocadherin alpha-2-like isoform X15; amino-acid sequence: MGRRRQREGVWIHCVALLCLFGWSAAQISYSVSEEVDKGTFVGNLAKDLNLNIQEIESRGLKIVSGQSKRYFEANLKTGVLFVNQRIDREELCPNMVKCSLNIQAILSHPVFLHRIEVNIIDVNDNAPSFLERYHTFNISESSSPGERYPLPIANDADTGSNSVKSYKLSQNEHFSLDVQNGGEQSMSAELVLQKALDREKQPVIQLTLTAVDGGKPPRSGTSQIIVHVIDVNDNSPTFSKSLYKVRINENISLGTQLLKLEATDLDEGPHADILYSFMKRGNVNYADMFSIDSQSGAITVKANLDHEENAAYELRVQATDQGPTARSGYSKVLVEVTDLNDNAPEISVTSLINPVKEDADIGTVVALVTVTDKDGGKNGFSNSKLVGSVPFKLMSNHKNDYSLVVDGHLDRESATQYNVTITAKDEGTPPLSSTRVITVDVSDVNDNAPRFSEPIINVYIKENSPVGAVIYTMSAFDPDSDGNAKMTYSLLDKSVPISSSVNINSDTGDIVSLQSFNYEEIKTFHFKVQATDSGVPPLSSNVTVNVFILDENDNSPGILAPYSEHGSVNTENIPYSAEAGYFVAKIRAVDSDSGYNALLSYHISEPKGTNLFRIGTSTGELRTKRRMSDNDLKAHPLVVLVSDNGEPSLSATVSIDVVVVESTGEIKTQLKNVPRKEESFSDLNLYLLIAIASVSVIFLLSLISLIAVKCFRTDDSFKRYSAPMITTHPDGSWSYSKSTQQYDVCFSSDTLKSDVVVFPAPYPPADAELISINGNDTFNRTQTLPNKDKPKVPNSDWRYSASLRAGMQSSVHMEESSVMQGAQGVLVQNWPTVSSAAGDAEGGEVSPPMGAGVDSNSWHFRYGAGGPGGPPQHLKPGEVPPEAFIIPGSPAIISIRQQGGEDDKSDFISFGKKEEAKKKKKKKKEKKDKKDKGKDDDE